A region of the Candidatus Aminicenantes bacterium genome:
CCTTAAAAAATAGTCAATATGGCCAATATTTACATAATTTATTAGAAAAATTATGAAAATCATATCCAGTGAAATCCCTGATGTGAAAATTATTGAACCACAGATATTTGGCGATAGCAGAGGCTATTTTTTTGAATCATATCGGCATGAAGTTTTTGAAAAAGAGATTGGGGCTATACGCTTTG
Encoded here:
- a CDS encoding dTDP-4-dehydrorhamnose 3,5-epimerase family protein; its protein translation is MKIISSEIPDVKIIEPQIFGDSRGYFFESYRHEVFEKEIGAIRF